From a region of the Pseudomonas fulva 12-X genome:
- a CDS encoding Nramp family divalent metal transporter yields the protein MARTDVADKGVSASSSSNPLSRMAKLLGPGIIAVLSWLGAGDLITSSVAGANYGYAMMWVLAVSLLLRFLIVNIIARFQLCNNQGMSILGGYAQLHPSFAWFLFGYALFMGHLMNAYMIKGAGEALSTLLHLNQPLLCSFAVVLGVWLLVGRSIYSLIEGVMKVLLAIMTLAFLSLAVMSGPDVGGIVSGTFGFSIPKDEGVHGALLVAVSVIGAVAGSIANFVHPYVMKQKGWTGPEHKRIQRNDLLFAVFVGIVINLAIWVVGAEILRPNGLKVETLDDLGAALQMFFGPGGWYIFFIGVFATLFASVVGKTTAFPMLITDALHHIKPKRREQYGEALQKDPLHKWFLLFILVTPLIWSLPGMPDFVTLTIAVNALNIVGLPIISLGLLIMSNQKKLLGQYRNNWFENLALGAATILAVWVAIQLGMQMLA from the coding sequence ATGGCTCGTACCGACGTTGCCGACAAAGGCGTGTCCGCAAGCTCTTCAAGCAATCCCCTCAGCAGAATGGCCAAGCTGCTCGGCCCCGGCATTATCGCGGTGCTTTCCTGGCTGGGTGCAGGCGACCTGATCACCTCGTCCGTCGCCGGCGCCAACTATGGCTACGCAATGATGTGGGTATTGGCGGTTTCGCTGCTGCTGCGCTTTCTGATCGTCAACATCATCGCTCGCTTCCAGCTGTGCAATAACCAGGGCATGTCCATCCTCGGCGGTTATGCGCAACTGCACCCGAGTTTCGCCTGGTTCCTGTTCGGCTACGCGCTGTTCATGGGCCACCTGATGAACGCCTACATGATCAAGGGCGCCGGCGAGGCGCTGTCCACGCTGCTGCACCTCAACCAGCCGCTGCTGTGCTCCTTCGCGGTGGTGCTCGGTGTCTGGCTGCTGGTCGGCCGTAGCATCTACAGCCTCATCGAGGGCGTGATGAAGGTGCTGCTGGCGATCATGACCCTGGCATTCCTGTCCCTAGCGGTGATGTCCGGCCCGGACGTGGGCGGCATCGTTTCCGGCACCTTCGGTTTCAGCATTCCGAAGGACGAAGGCGTGCATGGCGCGCTGTTGGTCGCCGTGTCGGTCATCGGCGCCGTCGCCGGCTCGATCGCCAACTTCGTGCACCCCTACGTGATGAAGCAGAAAGGCTGGACCGGCCCAGAGCACAAGCGCATCCAGCGCAACGACCTGCTGTTCGCGGTGTTCGTCGGTATCGTCATCAACTTGGCGATCTGGGTAGTGGGGGCGGAAATCCTGCGCCCCAATGGCCTGAAGGTGGAAACCCTCGATGACCTGGGCGCCGCCCTGCAGATGTTCTTCGGTCCAGGCGGCTGGTACATCTTCTTCATCGGCGTGTTCGCCACGCTGTTCGCCAGCGTCGTGGGCAAGACCACCGCGTTCCCGATGCTGATCACCGATGCCCTGCACCACATCAAGCCCAAGCGCCGCGAGCAGTATGGCGAGGCGCTGCAGAAGGACCCGCTGCACAAGTGGTTCCTGCTGTTCATCCTGGTCACCCCGCTGATCTGGTCGCTGCCGGGCATGCCGGACTTCGTGACCCTGACCATCGCGGTCAACGCGCTGAACATCGTCGGCCTGCCGATCATTTCCCTCGGCCTGCTGATCATGTCCAACCAAAAGAAACTGCTCGGCCAGTACCGCAACAACTGGTTCGAGAACCTGGCCCTCGGCGCTGCAACCATCCTGGCGGTGTGGGTCGCCATCCAGCTCGGCATGCAGATGCTGGCCTGA